The genomic stretch CCCTATGATACATGGGATCGTGGAACTCACTGAGAACCAAGAGCGTGTCACCAAAATCCATAAGAGGATGGAGGAATGGGTGAAGCGATACAAATCATTAGGCCACACGGTCAATCTTGTCACTTCAGAAGACAGAAGTTATCCAGCCTCTGCAATTGCCTTTACCGATGATGACCTGAAAGGAGTGCACCTACCCCATGACAACCCACTCGTCATTTCACTACAAGTCGACCATTGCCAGTTGGGAAGAGTTCTAGTCGACGAGGGCAGTGGGGTCGATatcctcttctgggaagccttccaGAAAATGGGGCTAGAGGAAAATCAGATCCGGCCCTCCACCACACACATTTTGGGATTCAACAGTCAGAGAGTATATCCGAAAGGCGTCATACGATTGCCTGTGGTGGCCGCGGAGCGCACCCTGCCAGTAGATTTCTTCATGATAGATTCCACCACAAGCTACAATGCCATCATGGGAAGAAATTGGATCCACAGGATGCAGGGGGTAGTCTCAACTTTGCATCAGATGATGCGATGTCTATCACCCAATTGCCGCTACACCGTCAACATCAAGGGATGCCAGAAGTAGGCCAAAAAGTGCTTCCTTACCTCGAAAGAAATAAATAGTTCTGGTACTTCCGCCCATAACGACTTTCTTGACAAATAGCAATTACAGCAGGACTTACCAGCATGCCTCAAAGGGATCGATCTAGACGAAGACCAAGAAAAACCCCCAGTTACACTCGATACCCTAGAACAAATATGTCTAGACAACGCTGACCCATATAAGACAGTGCTGGTAAGTACCAAGCTCTCTGAAAACAAAAGAAAGACCCTAGTACAATTTCTCAAAGCTAGAATGGGAACTTTCGCCTGGTCTCCGCACGACATACCTGGAATAGACCCCTCCATCATGAGTCACAGCCTAAATATTTCAAACAGCTTCCCACCCGTCAAGCAGAAGCAGAGGAGGTTCGTTCCCAAAGTAAATCAAGTCATACAGGAGGAGGTGCAACGGCTCCTGAGCACAGGGGCAATCGAAGAATGCCTATATCCCAGTTGGCTGTCCAACCCCGTCGTGGTCACAAAGAAGAACGGAAAAAAGAGAGTATGCGTAGACTACACAAACTTaaacaaagcatgtcccaaggatagCTACCCTCTACCGAAAATCGATCAGATGATAGACGCCACGGCAGGGTATGAAAGAATGAGCTTCCTAGACGactactctgggtacaatcagatcccaATGAAATCAAAAGATCGGATTCACACAGCTTTCATAACATAAGGTGGATTATATtactacaaagttatgcccttcggtctAAAGAATACAGGCGCAACGTACCAGAGGCTGATGCACAAGCTATTTTCCTCATTgcttgggagaaacatggaggtctatattgACGACATGGTCATCAAGTCTAAACAAATCTCTTCGCATATAGATGATTTAACCGAGTGTTTTGACATTCTCGACACTTATAAAATGAAATTGAACCCCTCTAAATGCGCCTTTGGGGTGTCCTCTGGACAGTTCTTAGGATACGTCGTCAGTCAGAGGGGCATCGAGGCCAACCCAACACAGATTGCATCCCTCTCAGAAGTCAAAGAACCCCGAACCATCCGAGACATACAGGCTCTGACGGGCAAAGTCGTAGCATTAAGTCGGTTCATATCGCGCATGTTCGACCGTTGCCAGCCCTTCTTGCATTGCATAAAGAAATCCACCAACAACACCTGAGGACCAGAACAAAGTAAAGCATTGGAAGAATTGAAAGCTTATTTGAGCTCCCCTCCTATATTGAGCTCCCCCATAGCTAATGAAGATCTATTCTTGTATCTGTCTTTCTCACACTTCGTTGTGAGTTCCGTTCTCTTCCGAGAAGAGGCCAATCATCAGAGGCCAGTGTTTTATTGCAGCAAGATGCTTCTGGACGCTGAAACTCGCTACAGTATGATGGAAAAATTAGCACTCGCACTCATCACAGCAAAGAAGAAGTTACGACAATATTTTGAAAGCCATACCATCATTGTATATACGGACTATCCACTAAAGCAAGTATTGAGTAAACTCGATCTCTCTGGAAGATTATCTAAATGGGTAATTGAGCTAGGAACGTATGATATCCAATTCTCgtcatgaaaagaaaaaaaaggacaaGTACTTGCTGACTTCCTGGTCGAAATTCAATCATTCACCCCAGACACCCTGCCAAAATTGTTAGAATCAGAAGATCAATGGGTGTGGACGATGCATACTGATGGGGCATCCAATTCCTAAGGAGCTAGTATTGGCATCGTGTTAGAAGCTCCCTCTGGCCTCAAAATCGAGGAGGCCATTCGTTTAGAACAGTCCACGATAAATAATGAAGCGAAATATGAGGCtcttgtgatagtcagaatcccgtgatctgtaaggggaaagaccgggtaagctgtgcaatcccacaccgcctggggaaggtcaagtgtgatgattctaagactgtgtaggtatgggactacacagttgaagatggcttaaatggattgatgggtactacctatatcaacaagatgcatcttcttttcggtagcccatcacttatgaactccaaagttaagcatgcttgacctagggtaatctagggatgggtgacctcttgggaagttttcctaggaagcatgtgagtgaggacaaagcacactgaaaagactcgtgttggtttgtagggccagtcgtcattccagaaagcaaccatagtgatgtgggacgtcacaaatggtatcagagccttgaccgaGCAGGAAGTGCGGCCGACGAGGATGTCGGGCTCGTAAGGGGAGGTGattgtgacaatcagaatcccatgatctataaggggaaagaccgggtaagctgtgcaatcccacaccgcctggggaaggtcaagtgtgatgattctaagactttgtaggtatgggactaacatttgaagagggcttaaatggagtgatgtgtactacctatatcaacaagatgcatcttcttttcggtagcccatcacttgagaactccaaagttaagcgtgcttgaccttgggtaatctagggatgggtgacctcctgggaagttttcttaggaagcatgtgagtgaggacaaagcatgctgaaaagactcgtgttggtttgtagggccaatctTCATTCctgaaagcagccatagtgatgtgggacgTCACAGCTCTGATCTATGGTTTAGAACTAGAACGAGACATGGGCATCCAGCGTCTGAATGTAGGAGGAGACTCACAGCTTATGATAGAACAAGTGGCTGGGAATTTCGATACTAAAGCACCCCATCTGGCTAGCCTTCTACAGAAGGTAACTGACTTACGATCACATTTTCACCAGTTCGAACTCGTACAAGTACCGAAGGAACAAAATCAGAAGGCCGATGCCCTTGCCAAATTAGCCTCTACAGGAGGTTGTACACGCCAATCCTCCATATCTATAAGCCGATCAAACAATGATATGGAAGTCTACTCAACCTCATCAGAACCTGAGTGCTGGATGGACCCAATCATTCGGTACTTGTCCACCTCTACACTCCCCCCTCATCCAAACGATGCAAAGCTTCTGCGCCTTCGGGCACAGCGTTACTCCATAATCCATGGAACGCTATACCGTAAGTCCTTTAATGGCCCTTACCTATGGTGTTTGCGTCCATCAAAAGCTACAAAACtgctagaagagatacatgagggGGCATGCGGAAATCACAGAGGGGGACAGAGTCTGGCGCACAAGGCACTTACAGCggggtattactggccatacatgatgacagaagcatgtgactatgccaaaaaatgtgacaagtgccaacgattttcACCCACCATCCATCAACCTACTCAAACTTTACACTCAATCGTTGCACCTTGGCCTTTCATCAAATGGGGTATGGATGTGGTGGGTGAACTACCTAAGGCTGTTGGAGGAAGACGGTATGCTCTGGTAGccactgattacttcactaaatgggttgTGGCAGAAGCATACGTCACAGTCAGCAAAACAGACACTATGACCTTCATATGGAAGCACATCATCTGTCAATTTGAGATACCGTGGGAGATAGTCGTTGACAATGGAACCCCGTTCCAAAATGCGAAAGTACAAGAACTATGTGACACATACAAGATCAAGGTGAGTTTTGCCTCTGTCACTTACCCGCAAGGCAACGGTCAAGCAGAAACTTCCAACAAAGTTATTTTTGCCAACATTAAGAAGAACCTAGAAGATAAAAAAGAAGCATGGGCAGAAGAACTACCAAAGGTGttatgggcatataggacaaCAAAAAGATCCTCTACGGGTGAATCTCCCTACGCCATGGTATATGGAACGAAGGCTATCATCCCGACAGAAGTCGGCCTGCCTACACTTCGATCAAAGATCGCATCTGATCAAACAACGAATAACATTCAACTACTGCACAACCTAGACCTTCTGGAAGAGGTACGTACAGTAGCACAATTACAACTAGAAAATTATCAAAAGGCTGCAGAACGCTACTACAACAAAAGAGTCCACCCACGCACATTTCGGAAAGGTGATTGGGTTCTGCGCAAGGTCACCGGCAATAAGAAGAAGCTAgaaccaaattgggaagggcccttTGAAATCATAAAAGTACTAGGTAGAGGGTCTTACACCCTAAAGAATGTACATAGTGGGAAGATCGTACGccgtacttggaattcaatgtctttgaaacaatattattgttaatagttgtactgtgcaattcaaaagtaatacaaTAACTTTCccttttttcacattattttaaatttcttttGTACATTCAATTTCTTGACATTATTTTCCATTAGGATTCCTCATTATGACATCACACTATGCAAGACATGTGACAACTAACACTTCACTCGAAAGGTCCTAACAAATATACCCCCACCTACccttattaaaaaaaacattataCACGTGCACTCAAAAACCACCTACCACAATGGCTATAACTAAGTAACTATCTGAGTGCTCGTAGTTATCAGTTTCCCATAACAATACACCATATGCCTGTGGTCTCAATACAAACGTTTCCCACACCTAGAACAAAAAACAAGCTTTCCAACAAACAAAAAATAATGCACAGTGAGGTGCAGCATCTCACCCCACACATTGGCACAAGGCAGAAACTCAAGGGATCGAGACAGCAAGGCCACTACACACAATCTGCGTACACAATCCTGCTACCTCTGCCATTTCAATCGATATTGTGCCgcattctaatctgacttgactaagcTTACAGGGAGCTATGGCCAGCCATTTCGCagtctaatctgccctgactatGCCGATCTGGCCGTCCAACGAGGGTGTACTACATACCCTGCTCTCTTACATGAATAAGAGGAGCACCTCCTGCAGTTTACTCTGCCCTGACTACCACAGCAGAACCATCAGCTGTCACACTTCGGATTCGTCACCAGTATACATTaactggtttggcaatccaaggctgggaggaacttttcccgcaGTCGTACCCATATCCTACACAATGGGTGCCTCTGTCAGAATACAAGACAACCCAAATAAGCCTTCATACATATCACACGATATGGGTGCATTGGAAAGACATCTGCCTTGTGATCTTAACCACTTTGCCTCTGCCTCGACGCCCAACTCTACGTTTTGTTCCTTGCGTTCGACCTGAACCACCTTAACCCCTCTAGCCAAACGGGAGAGCATCAACCACACTCTTTCATACACCCTAAAGGCCAAACCCGCTCCAATCAGGCATCTACACAACTCTCCAAGCGTAAGAAAGTTTACCACTTAACAATAGCGACGGCTTCACAGAAGTAAAAAACTCTTAACACTATAACCCAATTTGGCAGATGTTAAGCACGGGCACACATACTTGCTCAATTCCTTttttaataaacaaaaatgaTGAAAGATTTGTAGTTCACACAATCATAAGGCCACGTGTAATCAAAAATGGCAATAAATCAGAAgttgttatttataaattatgttacatTAATGACAATATTAGTTTCTTgttccataattgatttattctcTATATACAAATATTCTCTTGGCCATGTTTAGTCCCATTCAGTACGACGCATGTACTCtgccatcgcactctctagcttTGGATGGCCTAACCCATAGCGTTCACACGATATGTAGTACGGGATGCCACTTCTGATTAGTTCCTCCATCGCCCATGTTGAGTAAAGCCACTGTGGGTTAACAAAGATTCGCCTCAAAAAGGGCACCTTCATCCACTCACGTTGCTCACCTGCAACAACAATGCTGTTCACCATAATTCTAAGACGAATTGTTCACacaacacttaactgggcattctctcccaccatctgtatGATCTTTTACTGTATCTCGCACACAATGGCCTAAAGGGTCTATGAAGCTTCTGATCCGAATAAACCATCTAACTCTCACCTGTCGTAATGCCTTAAATTAAGTTCCAAATGGAAAAGAACACATCCAATACCACACCAGACAACCAACATAAAACAAAACTCAACTTGTATTGATAATTTTCTCTATTACAATTGTCTACATACTAATGGCCaaaaagaccaaagaatgcatataCAAGAATTAATACAAAACAAAAtataacaaaatttaacaaaaaagaTAGTGTGTCATTCATTCTACGACACCTCTTTCACCATCTGGCCTAGCCTCTACAACTGGCACGGATTCTATTGCCTTCTGTTCAGAAGCCTCATCGACAACACCTTCTTTTGGAGCTTCCCCGTTGGCATTATAAATCGACCCCAGCGCATCGCCTCTCAACTTCAGCTTCTCCAGATGACGCGCCGGATAGGATATTTGCAGATCCCCAAGTTCATTCAGATACTCGTCAACATTATACTCTCCTATTTTCACATCGACGCTTTTACAATACATCTCGAGTTTTGCCCATTTCTCCTCTGGGGTCTGCTTCTTATTGCGTAATGTCAGATCAAGGTACTTCGCAGTATCTACCTCAGCCATCCTCACAAATTTACGTTCAGTGATCTCACGATCTCGGATACACTGCCTCGTGGCTTCGATCTCCGCCTCTCCAAAAGTAAAAACATTATGAAATCAACACACGTGCCTTATAGACCCACTAACTTTCCAATACATTAATAACTACAGAGAAACCACATACCTCAGCCATCTCCTCCAACTGCTTCTTGGCTTCGGTGACCGCCTCTTCTGTTTCCTTCAACTTCTTCCCTAGATGAATTTCAGTCTCCAGCTTCTGCTTCTTGGCATCCGCTATGTTAGCCTCAAGCTCCTCTGACTTTCGTTGCAGTTCTTTCTTCACTTTTTCTAAGATCTCTTTATCCGTCTGCAACGACACTATATCCTCATCAAGGTCGTTTATCATACTACCAAGCTTCTCCATGTGGGCTTCATGCTGTGCGCAGACTTGGTTTTTCTCCATCCACTTATTGGTCATAGCCACCAAGTCAGCTTTCAGTTTGTCTCGCTCTACTTCGAGTCCGATAGTGCCTACCAGTTTCTCCTCTGTGGCAGCCACCTTCTTTTTAGCCTCTGCCAGCTCTGCCTCTAACTTTTTGATAGCTTCCACAAGCACATCTCGATTTTCTTCAGCCATCATTCTCCCCACCCGCTCCTCTTCTAACTTCACCGTCTGCTCTGCCAGTTTAGAGCCATTCTGTATAGTCGCCGCATGCTCTCGCCTTGCAGCAGATACACATACATAACTCTGTGACACATCAATTACGCTCATCAAAAATAACATTACACACATATCACAAGATAATAAAAGGTCCTAATTTTTAACTAACTTACCATCAAAATATGATCCGATACTTGCTGCAGCAAATCACCTTGCCCACTCAACGATCCAACTGCTTCTGTAGGAAGATGGGGTCTGCTTATGCGTAGCATCTCCTCCATCACCTCCGTAGGCACAGAAGGACCATATTCCGACACAACTTCTGCTCTGTCATTTGCTTCTCCCCCTGCTAATGCAGCAACAGAAGCAACGGGGGCAGCCGGCTTCCCACCTTCTGCTAACGTCGACACCATAACACTGTCAGATGCCAACGCAATTGTTCCCACTCCATAAGAATATGTCTTGGAAGGGTGTACAAGTAAGCTATCATCTTCACCCAAATTGCTTGGAAGGTACACCGGCGTTTGCACGACGGAAGACATTAGCTACTCCAAGAATGCACAGGGAGACTCAAAAGTACTAGTACCATTCGGAGATACAACGATGACATCTCCTGGATGAGACTCAGAAGCAACAGGTGGTAATAAGGAAACGTCAACATTGAGAGTATCAACACCTGTTATTTTGGCAGCCCCTAATTCCTTACATTTGGGGAAAGTCTCAGAAATGGCGGTCGTACCTGACTCAACTAGCTGGGGAGGGGTGTTCATAGACTCAAAACCCCCTCCGAAAGCATCCTCCAGAAGCCTGTTCTTATGAGAGGCAGAATAAGGGCGTCTCCCCTCTGAGCCATGCTTACGGCCAGCGTCAAAACCTCCAGCCAAAGCAGAAGCAGAGGGTAATGCCTCTGGCGACTTCATACACACGACAGGAGACTTTACCTCAATAGGCAGGCCACCTTGCACACCATCTCCAGTCGTCGCTTCTGATGATTTAACTGGTGAAGAAGAACACCCGCAGCATGAGCCACCCCTTCTGAACCTGCCTTCAAGGAAGACCCAATTACATTCGAGGTAGAAGACGCCCCAGGTAAAGATCCAGCAGGGACAGACCCTCGAGGCTTCTTACACAACGTTAGAGCCTGGCCTGTTGGTAATTTGCCCGGAGTGAGCTTGGGGATTGCAAGGGGAGATCCTTGAGCAGGAGAGACAGAACCCTTTGGGATCCGAAGCTTGGACGAAATACACTTCCCATCGTTCGAATCTTCACCAGAGGATTCCTTGCGCTCCTTTCTTTTTCCTAAGGAGTCCGTAGGCAGAGGCACTTGTTGAAGAGGCTGAATTTGGAGAGCGCCAGAAGGCGTGGACGATCGCCCTTGAATACGGGAAGATCTGCATGACAAGCCAGACTTATCAGGGGATGATTCTGCAGCAGAAGCTAGGCTAGAACCCTCTTTCTTTTTACTTTCTGGGACCCCTTGAC from Humulus lupulus chromosome 5, drHumLupu1.1, whole genome shotgun sequence encodes the following:
- the LOC133779440 gene encoding uncharacterized protein LOC133779440; the encoded protein is MRDKSRYCLFHKDHGHTIIECHNLNNQIQALMRSGRLIQYPKEAGRHGTSRHNPASAPTPQASDLVHTASASPQEPLKQVPMIHGIVELTENQERVTKIHKRMEEWVKRYKSLGHTVNLVTSEDRSYPASAIAFTDDDLKGVHLPHDNPLVISLQVDHCQLGRVLVDEGSGVDILFWEAFQKMGLEENQIRPSTTHILGFNSQRVYPKGVIRLPVVAAERTLPVDFFMIDSTTSYNAIMGRNWIHRMQGVVSTLHQMMRCLSPNCRYTVNIKGCQK